One genomic region from Nitrospirae bacterium CG2_30_53_67 encodes:
- a CDS encoding peptide deformylase — protein sequence MGILPILHYPDEILRKVSKPVETITDEIRELIANMIQTMYAAPGVGLAANQVGVLKRIAVIDVSSGKKADSLMVMINPEVLSREGEESYEEGCLSVPNFTGDVERARFVQVCYMTREGKEMTIRAEGLLARAVQHELDHLNGMLFIDRLPPMKRDMIKRKIKKAIRQGVYQY from the coding sequence ATGGGGATTCTTCCCATTCTGCATTATCCGGACGAAATCCTGAGAAAGGTCTCAAAACCTGTGGAGACGATCACGGATGAGATCCGGGAACTGATCGCCAATATGATACAGACCATGTATGCGGCGCCCGGTGTGGGGCTTGCCGCCAATCAGGTCGGGGTGCTGAAAAGGATTGCCGTCATAGACGTGAGTTCCGGCAAAAAGGCCGATTCCCTGATGGTGATGATCAATCCTGAGGTGCTGTCACGTGAAGGGGAAGAAAGCTATGAGGAGGGGTGTCTGAGCGTCCCCAACTTTACCGGAGATGTGGAAAGGGCCCGGTTCGTTCAGGTCTGCTATATGACCAGGGAGGGAAAAGAAATGACCATCCGTGCTGAAGGCCTCCTTGCCAGGGCCGTTCAGCATGAACTGGACCATTTAAACGGCATGCTTTTTATTGACCGGCTCCCTCCGATGAAAAGGGACATGATCAAACGGAAGATCAAGAAGGCGATCCGGCAGGGCGTTTACCAATATTGA
- a CDS encoding transposase, with amino-acid sequence MAYRYGEDVHQAVLFPQTLDEYVSLDHPVRAYDAFVDALDFSKLGITLNDHQVGNSEYDPRRMLKLLIFGYSYGVKSSRKLERETYNNVAFMWLMRRLTPDHKTISEFRREHKDGLKKALRLCARLCMRLNLIEGNVLFVDGTKIRANAGRGQNHTEAWYRKRLKHLDDRIDQLLRECEDLDDQEGDLGSLVKMDKDLTHAESLKKRVEGVLEEFREHGTKTRNGKERTINLTDPESALMKSVQGSHASYNVQSVVDDRHGLIVSVDAVREGSDVNQFCKQIVQAEAVLGKTCDVACADAGYADTEELSIIDQRGTKVIVPSQRQALHEEENSWSKRVFTYDQEGNCYTCPEGHKLSYEGKDAHGKKLLYRIVDAALCLSCRNFGVCTKAKKGRKIVRLANEEIKEKLERQYEQPESQEIYARRKACAEHPFGHVKRNLGITGFLLRGLKGAGAEISIAAVCFNVARMITILGGVPAMIAKLATVGV; translated from the coding sequence ATGGCCTATCGATACGGAGAAGACGTGCATCAAGCGGTACTTTTCCCCCAGACCCTGGACGAATATGTTTCTCTCGATCATCCAGTTCGAGCCTACGACGCCTTTGTCGATGCCCTGGATTTTAGCAAGTTGGGGATCACGTTGAACGACCATCAAGTGGGGAATTCCGAGTATGACCCCCGGCGCATGTTGAAACTTCTGATCTTTGGATATTCGTATGGGGTGAAGAGTTCCCGGAAGCTGGAGCGGGAGACGTATAATAACGTGGCCTTTATGTGGCTGATGCGGAGGCTGACGCCGGATCACAAGACCATCTCCGAGTTTCGTCGGGAGCACAAGGATGGGCTCAAGAAGGCCTTAAGACTTTGTGCGAGACTCTGCATGAGGCTGAATCTGATTGAGGGGAATGTGCTCTTTGTGGATGGGACGAAGATTCGGGCGAATGCGGGGCGCGGGCAGAACCATACGGAGGCTTGGTACCGCAAGAGACTCAAGCATCTGGACGATCGGATTGATCAGTTGCTTCGGGAATGTGAGGATCTCGATGATCAGGAGGGAGATCTGGGGTCCTTGGTGAAGATGGACAAGGATCTCACCCATGCGGAAAGCTTGAAGAAGCGGGTGGAAGGAGTGCTTGAGGAATTTCGGGAGCATGGCACAAAGACCCGGAATGGAAAGGAACGGACCATCAATTTGACCGATCCGGAGAGCGCCCTGATGAAGAGCGTGCAAGGGTCACACGCCAGTTATAATGTACAGAGTGTGGTTGACGACCGACACGGTTTGATCGTTTCGGTGGATGCGGTTCGTGAGGGAAGCGATGTCAACCAATTTTGTAAGCAGATCGTTCAGGCGGAAGCGGTTTTGGGGAAGACCTGTGATGTGGCTTGTGCGGATGCGGGTTATGCCGACACGGAGGAACTTTCGATTATCGATCAGCGAGGCACGAAAGTGATCGTGCCCTCCCAACGCCAGGCCTTGCACGAGGAGGAAAACTCATGGAGCAAAAGGGTCTTTACCTATGATCAGGAAGGCAATTGTTACACCTGTCCGGAGGGGCACAAACTGTCCTATGAAGGAAAAGATGCCCACGGGAAGAAGCTTCTCTATCGTATTGTGGATGCCGCCCTTTGCCTATCCTGTCGGAACTTCGGAGTCTGCACGAAAGCCAAGAAGGGCCGAAAGATTGTCCGGTTAGCCAACGAGGAGATCAAGGAGAAACTGGAACGGCAATATGAGCAGCCCGAATCCCAGGAGATTTACGCCCGCCGCAAGGCCTGCGCCGAGCATCCCTTTGGCCACGTCAAGCGGAATCTGGGGATCACGGGCTTCCTGCTTCGCGGCCTGAAAGGAGCGGGCGCTGAGATTTCGATTGCGGCCGTTTGTTTCAATGTCGCCCGGATGATCACAATCCTGGGAGGTGTTCCGGCGATGATCGCCAAACTTGCCACGGTGGGGGTGTAA